From a region of the Chitinophaga caseinilytica genome:
- a CDS encoding T9SS type A sorting domain-containing protein, giving the protein MKHISTKHLLLAMFLAISWLPARSQLVLVRQVAASSGGSGIIGGIQFDYTIGEAAITPLAAGPILLTQGFQQPEIVPPLAPGSNPILDFSLYPNPALTTFKVQFSLLNNATVTFLLMNTAGQVMYQDVRNYAPGKVVIPTSVDKLASGIYTVILKVNQFVFTEKLIVQ; this is encoded by the coding sequence ATGAAGCATATTTCTACCAAGCACCTATTGCTTGCCATGTTCCTGGCCATATCGTGGTTGCCAGCCCGTTCGCAGCTGGTACTGGTCAGGCAGGTGGCCGCCTCCTCAGGAGGGTCCGGCATCATCGGCGGCATCCAGTTCGATTACACCATCGGTGAAGCCGCCATTACACCACTGGCCGCGGGGCCCATCCTGCTCACGCAGGGGTTCCAGCAGCCGGAGATCGTGCCGCCCCTGGCCCCGGGGAGCAATCCCATCCTGGATTTCTCACTGTACCCCAACCCGGCACTCACCACCTTCAAGGTCCAGTTCAGCCTCCTGAACAATGCTACCGTTACTTTCCTGCTCATGAACACAGCTGGACAGGTCATGTACCAGGACGTACGTAATTACGCGCCCGGAAAGGTCGTCATCCCGACTTCCGTCGACAAACTGGCATCCGGTATTTATACCGTCATCCTGAAGGTCAACCAGTTCGTTTTCACCGAAAAACTAATTGTTCAATAG
- the porV gene encoding type IX secretion system outer membrane channel protein PorV, which translates to MNHLKTILLLAGMLAVRPLMAQKTAQQPLNVGGSFLLINPDARSNATGGAVTGLEPDANAIYANAAKLPFAGDWGASVSYSPWMWDLLDKKTHMAFVSGFKTFGEQQSLGASVKYFNYGDVTFRDENGMVLQQYKPREYAVDLSYGRKLGSQFALAVTGRYIRSELGNGTYNGQLQKPASAVAGDISLYSQGYANHIEGNNRWAWGVSFTNIGTKLSYTDDVGSKTFLPMNLRIGGGYTFVRTEDHKFTLAVDVNKLLVPTPPIYKLDPDGNPTGEIEKGKDPDRSVVESIFTSFSDAPGGFREEVSEFSFAGGIEYAYQNNFFVRTGYFYEDPAKGNRQQFSAGFGVRVQGFQLDFAYLVPTGGSLRQRKSMNFTIMYTPFRDNR; encoded by the coding sequence ATGAACCACCTCAAAACCATCCTCCTTCTGGCGGGAATGCTGGCGGTACGCCCGTTGATGGCACAGAAAACCGCCCAGCAGCCCCTCAACGTTGGCGGCTCATTCCTGCTCATCAACCCCGACGCCAGGAGCAACGCAACCGGCGGCGCCGTCACCGGCCTGGAGCCCGACGCCAACGCCATCTACGCCAACGCAGCCAAGCTCCCATTCGCCGGTGACTGGGGCGCCAGCGTTTCCTACTCCCCCTGGATGTGGGACCTCCTCGACAAAAAAACCCACATGGCCTTCGTTTCCGGGTTCAAAACATTCGGGGAACAGCAAAGCCTCGGGGCTTCCGTCAAATATTTCAACTACGGCGATGTCACTTTCCGGGACGAGAACGGTATGGTCCTCCAGCAGTACAAGCCCCGAGAATATGCCGTCGACCTTTCCTACGGCAGGAAGCTCGGCAGCCAGTTTGCCCTCGCCGTCACCGGGCGGTACATCCGCTCCGAGCTCGGCAACGGTACCTACAACGGGCAGCTGCAGAAACCCGCATCCGCCGTGGCAGGCGATATCAGCCTCTATTCCCAGGGATATGCCAACCATATCGAAGGCAATAACCGCTGGGCATGGGGCGTCAGCTTCACCAACATCGGCACCAAGCTGTCTTACACCGACGACGTAGGATCCAAGACCTTCCTGCCCATGAACCTCCGCATCGGCGGCGGATACACTTTCGTGCGGACGGAAGACCACAAGTTCACGCTCGCCGTTGACGTCAACAAGCTCCTCGTTCCCACCCCTCCCATCTACAAACTCGACCCCGACGGTAACCCCACCGGCGAGATCGAGAAAGGCAAAGACCCCGACAGGAGCGTGGTGGAATCCATCTTCACCTCCTTCAGCGATGCGCCGGGAGGGTTCCGGGAAGAAGTCAGCGAGTTTTCCTTTGCCGGAGGCATCGAATACGCCTACCAGAACAACTTCTTCGTGCGGACGGGCTACTTCTACGAAGACCCCGCCAAAGGCAACCGACAGCAGTTCTCGGCGGGCTTCGGCGTAAGGGTGCAGGGCTTCCAGCTCGACTTCGCCTATCTCGTGCCCACCGGCGGAAGTCTCCGCCAGCGCAAGAGCATGAACTTCACCATTATGTACACTCCTTTCAGGGATAACAGATAA
- a CDS encoding T9SS type A sorting domain-containing protein, whose translation MKSNSTKHLLLAMFLAISWLPARSQLVLVRQVAASSGGSGIIGGIQFDYTIGEAAITPLAAGPILLTQGFQQPEIVPPLAPGSNPILDFSLYPNPALTTFKVQFSLLNNATVTFLLMNTAGQVMYQDVRNYAPGKVVIPTSVDKLASGIYTVILKVNQFVFTEKLIVQ comes from the coding sequence ATGAAGTCAAATTCTACGAAACACCTCTTATTGGCTATGTTCCTGGCCATATCGTGGCTGCCGGCCCGTTCGCAGCTGGTACTGGTCAGGCAGGTGGCCGCCTCCTCAGGAGGGTCCGGCATCATCGGCGGCATCCAGTTCGATTACACCATCGGTGAAGCCGCCATTACACCACTGGCCGCGGGGCCCATCCTGCTCACGCAGGGGTTCCAGCAGCCGGAGATCGTGCCGCCCCTGGCCCCGGGGAGCAATCCCATCCTGGATTTCTCACTGTACCCCAACCCGGCACTCACCACCTTCAAGGTCCAGTTCAGCCTCCTGAACAATGCCACCGTCACCTTCCTGCTCATGAACACAGCTGGACAGGTCATGTACCAGGACGTACGTAATTACGCACCGGGCAAGGTCGTCATCCCGACTTCCGTCGACAAACTGGCATCCGGTATTTATACCGTCATCCTGAAGGTCAACCAGTTCGTTTTCACCGAAAAACTAATTGTTCAATAG
- the porV gene encoding type IX secretion system outer membrane channel protein PorV has protein sequence MNHLKTILLLAGMLAVRPLMAQKTAQQPLNVGGSFLLINPDARSNATGGAVTGLEPDANAIYANAAKLPFAGDWGASVSYSPWMWDLLDKKTHMAFVSGFKTFGEQQSLGAAVKYFNYGDVTFRDENGMVLQQYKPREYAVDLSYGRKLGSQFALAVTGRYIRSELGNGTYNGQLQKPASAVAGDISLYSQGYANHIEGNNRWAWGVSFTNIGTKLSYTDDVGSKTFLPMNLRIGGGYTFVRTEDHKFTLAVDVNKLLVPTPPIYKLDPDGNPTGEIEKGKDPDRSVVESIFTSFSDAPGGFREEVSEFSFAGGIEYAYQNNFFVRTGYFYEDPAKGNRQQFSAGFGVRVQGFQLDFAYLVPTGGSLRQRKSMNFTIMYTPFRDNR, from the coding sequence ATGAACCACCTCAAAACCATCCTCCTTCTGGCGGGAATGCTGGCGGTACGCCCGTTGATGGCACAGAAAACCGCCCAGCAGCCTCTTAACGTTGGCGGCTCATTCCTGCTCATCAACCCCGATGCCAGGAGCAACGCAACCGGCGGCGCCGTCACCGGCCTGGAGCCCGACGCCAACGCCATCTACGCCAACGCAGCCAAGCTCCCGTTCGCGGGTGACTGGGGCGCCAGCGTTTCCTACTCCCCCTGGATGTGGGACCTCCTCGACAAAAAAACCCACATGGCCTTCGTTTCCGGGTTCAAAACATTCGGGGAACAGCAGAGCCTCGGGGCCGCCGTCAAATATTTCAACTACGGCGATGTCACTTTCCGGGACGAGAACGGCATGGTCCTCCAGCAGTACAAGCCCCGAGAATATGCCGTCGACCTTTCCTACGGCAGGAAGCTCGGCAGCCAGTTCGCCCTCGCCGTCACCGGGCGGTACATCCGCTCCGAGCTCGGCAACGGTACCTACAACGGGCAGCTGCAGAAACCCGCATCCGCAGTGGCAGGGGATATCAGTCTCTATTCCCAGGGATATGCCAACCATATCGAAGGCAATAACCGCTGGGCATGGGGCGTCAGCTTCACCAACATCGGCACCAAGCTGTCTTACACCGACGACGTAGGATCCAAGACCTTCCTGCCCATGAACCTCCGCATCGGCGGCGGATACACTTTCGTGCGGACGGAAGACCACAAGTTCACGCTCGCCGTTGACGTCAACAAGCTCCTCGTCCCCACCCCTCCCATCTACAAACTCGACCCCGACGGTAACCCCACCGGCGAGATCGAAAAAGGCAAAGACCCCGACAGGAGCGTGGTGGAATCCATCTTCACCTCCTTCAGCGATGCGCCGGGAGGGTTCCGGGAAGAAGTCAGCGAGTTCTCCTTTGCGGGAGGCATCGAATACGCCTACCAGAACAACTTCTTCGTGCGGACGGGCTACTTCTACGAAGACCCCGCCAAAGGCAACCGGCAGCAGTTCTCGGCGGGCTTCGGCGTGAGGGTGCAGGGCTTCCAGCTCGACTTCGCCTACCTCGTGCCCACCGGTGGAAGCCTCCGCCAGCGCAAGAGCATGAACTTCACCATTATGTACACTCCTTTCAGGGATAACAGATAA
- a CDS encoding T9SS type A sorting domain-containing protein, giving the protein MMKTYPYKFLIIPLLIAAFSLPARAQLVLVRQVFAASGGSGIAGGILFDYTIGEPSITPFTTGKLLLTQGFQQPDVLPSLAPGKNPVVDFSLFPNPALTTFKIQFNLLTDATVSFMLMNTAGQVVFQDVRNFAPGKVVIPTSVDKLAAGIYTVVVKVNAFVLTEKLIVQ; this is encoded by the coding sequence ATGATGAAGACGTATCCTTATAAATTCCTGATCATTCCTTTACTGATCGCGGCTTTCAGCTTGCCGGCCCGCGCGCAGCTGGTGTTGGTAAGGCAGGTGTTCGCCGCTTCCGGCGGCTCCGGAATCGCCGGCGGCATTCTTTTCGACTACACGATCGGTGAACCTTCCATTACGCCATTCACAACCGGAAAACTTCTGCTGACACAGGGTTTCCAGCAGCCGGACGTATTGCCCTCGCTGGCTCCCGGCAAAAATCCGGTGGTCGATTTTTCGCTTTTCCCCAATCCGGCGCTCACCACTTTTAAAATCCAGTTCAACCTGCTGACCGATGCTACGGTTTCGTTTATGTTGATGAATACCGCCGGGCAAGTGGTTTTCCAGGACGTACGGAATTTCGCGCCGGGGAAAGTGGTGATACCCACGTCCGTCGACAAACTGGCCGCCGGTATTTACACGGTGGTCGTGAAAGTGAATGCTTTCGTACTGACGGAAAAACTGATCGTTCAATAG
- the porV gene encoding type IX secretion system outer membrane channel protein PorV, whose amino-acid sequence MKFYQFIPALAGLLAACPLMAQKTAQRPVNVGGTFLLVNPDARSSALGGTITGLEPDANAIFGNAAKLPFAGEYGASVSYSPWMWDLSDKKTHMTYLSGFKTWNGQETLGASVKYFNYGDATFRDENGNLLQQYKPREYAIDLAYARKLGSSLALAVTARYIRSELGNGTYNGQLQKPASGVAGDVSLYSQGYADHVEGNNRYAWGVSLTNIGTKLSYTDASDSRAFLPMNIRIGGGYTFVRTEDHKFTLAADINKLLVPTSPTYKSDANGIPTGEIDKGKDPDRSVVESIFTSFSDAPGGFREEMRECSFSGGIEYAYQDIFFARTGYFYEHPDKGSRQQFSTGFGVRVSGFQLDFAYLVPTGPSIRQRKSMHFTLLYTPFRDK is encoded by the coding sequence ATGAAGTTTTATCAATTCATACCCGCTTTGGCGGGATTGCTGGCCGCATGTCCGCTGATGGCACAGAAAACCGCGCAACGGCCCGTCAATGTGGGCGGCACTTTCCTCCTCGTGAACCCGGATGCCCGCAGCAGCGCGCTCGGCGGAACCATTACCGGGCTTGAGCCCGATGCCAACGCGATATTCGGCAACGCCGCCAAACTCCCCTTCGCCGGCGAATACGGCGCCAGCGTTTCCTACTCTCCCTGGATGTGGGACCTCTCCGACAAAAAGACCCACATGACTTACCTTTCCGGCTTCAAAACCTGGAACGGCCAGGAAACCCTCGGCGCCTCGGTCAAATATTTCAATTATGGAGACGCTACTTTCCGTGACGAAAACGGCAATCTCCTCCAGCAGTACAAACCCCGCGAATACGCCATAGACCTCGCTTACGCCCGGAAGCTCGGCAGCAGCCTGGCACTGGCGGTCACGGCAAGGTACATCCGCAGCGAACTGGGGAACGGCACTTACAACGGGCAATTGCAAAAACCGGCTTCCGGCGTGGCGGGAGATGTGAGCCTGTACTCGCAAGGGTATGCCGATCATGTCGAAGGCAACAACCGCTATGCCTGGGGCGTCAGCCTTACCAATATCGGCACCAAATTATCGTATACCGACGCGAGCGATTCCCGGGCCTTTTTGCCCATGAACATTCGTATCGGTGGCGGATATACGTTCGTTCGGACGGAAGATCATAAGTTCACCCTGGCCGCGGATATCAACAAACTCCTCGTTCCCACATCCCCCACTTACAAATCCGACGCAAACGGCATCCCGACCGGTGAGATCGATAAAGGGAAAGATCCGGACAGAAGCGTGGTGGAATCCATCTTCACGTCATTCTCCGACGCTCCGGGCGGTTTCCGCGAAGAAATGCGCGAATGCTCGTTTTCAGGCGGCATCGAATACGCTTACCAGGATATTTTCTTTGCCAGGACCGGCTATTTCTACGAACATCCCGACAAAGGCAGTCGCCAGCAATTCTCGACCGGGTTTGGCGTTCGCGTGAGCGGCTTCCAGCTCGATTTCGCCTATCTCGTGCCCACCGGGCCGAGTATCCGGCAGCGCAAAAGCATGCATTTCACATTGCTGTACACACCTTTCCGCGATAAATAA
- a CDS encoding DUF6934 family protein, with translation MALDTYQCKPIVLPSHDLSFSFESCGPNGEIKKVIQFQPFDQSINGETVVNLSFGDWNEENANVNDQSISDNRDTQKILATVAMTTLQYLEQNDSRMIYITGSTPARTRLYQIALNKNRAIWEKLFQAFGLLNDCWQRFIEGSNYEAFLFVRK, from the coding sequence ATGGCTTTAGACACATATCAATGCAAACCCATTGTTTTACCCTCTCACGATCTTTCGTTCAGCTTTGAAAGCTGCGGGCCGAATGGTGAGATCAAGAAGGTAATTCAATTTCAACCATTCGACCAATCGATAAATGGAGAAACAGTTGTTAACCTTTCATTTGGCGATTGGAATGAAGAAAATGCCAATGTGAATGATCAAAGTATTTCTGATAATAGGGATACGCAAAAGATTTTGGCAACGGTAGCAATGACAACATTGCAATATCTGGAACAAAATGATTCCAGAATGATTTACATAACCGGCTCAACTCCTGCCAGGACAAGGTTATATCAAATCGCGCTGAATAAAAACCGTGCTATTTGGGAAAAGCTCTTCCAGGCTTTTGGACTACTTAATGATTGTTGGCAAAGATTCATTGAAGGAAGTAACTACGAAGCTTTTTTATTTGTACGTAAGTAA
- the rpsG gene encoding 30S ribosomal protein S7 → MRKQAAKKLPLAPDPRFQDKLVTRFVNNIMEQGKKSIAYRIFYDAVDRVSQMTNENGYEIWKKALSNVTPAVEVRSRRIGGATFQIPAEVRPDRKVSLSIKWLVRYAGDRNGKSMAEKLANEIVAASKGEGAAFKKKEDTHRMAEANKAFSHFKV, encoded by the coding sequence ATGAGAAAGCAAGCTGCGAAAAAATTACCCCTGGCTCCCGATCCCAGGTTCCAGGACAAACTGGTAACCCGTTTCGTGAATAACATCATGGAGCAAGGAAAAAAGAGCATTGCCTACCGTATTTTTTATGATGCGGTTGACCGTGTAAGCCAAATGACCAACGAAAACGGTTATGAAATTTGGAAAAAAGCGCTTAGCAATGTAACTCCTGCGGTTGAAGTACGTAGCCGTCGTATCGGTGGTGCTACTTTCCAGATTCCCGCTGAAGTTCGTCCCGACCGTAAGGTGTCTCTGAGCATCAAATGGCTGGTTCGTTACGCAGGTGACAGAAACGGTAAGAGCATGGCTGAGAAACTGGCGAACGAAATCGTAGCCGCCAGCAAAGGTGAAGGTGCCGCTTTCAAAAAGAAAGAAGATACTCACCGTATGGCTGAAGCCAACAAGGCATTCTCCCACTTCAAGGTATAA
- the rpsL gene encoding 30S ribosomal protein S12 produces MPTIQQLVRKGREIIRAKSKSRALDACPQRRGVCTRVYTTTPKKPNSALRKVAKVKLTNKVEVIAYIPGEGHNLQEHSIVLIRGGRVKDLPGVRYHIVRGSLDTAGVKDRKQSRSKYGTKKEKAKK; encoded by the coding sequence ATGCCTACTATACAACAATTAGTAAGAAAAGGAAGAGAAATTATCCGGGCCAAATCCAAGTCCAGAGCGTTGGATGCTTGCCCGCAGCGTCGTGGCGTATGTACCCGTGTGTACACTACCACTCCGAAGAAACCGAACTCCGCACTGCGTAAGGTTGCGAAAGTGAAGCTTACCAACAAGGTGGAAGTGATCGCTTACATTCCGGGTGAAGGCCATAACCTGCAGGAGCACTCTATCGTACTGATCCGTGGTGGCAGGGTGAAAGACCTTCCGGGTGTTCGTTACCACATCGTTCGCGGTAGCCTCGATACTGCCGGTGTGAAAGACAGGAAGCAAAGCCGTTCCAAGTATGGTACTAAAAAGGAAAAGGCTAAAAAATAA
- a CDS encoding branched-chain amino acid aminotransferase — MMAVEYPTAKSTVMEEAKQRIKVTKTSQSRLPEVDFDHLVFGKKYADHMLVADFDGKEWKNAEIVPFQPFSVSPSNAAWHYGQAIFEGIKAYNDQQGNPMIFRPYDNYARFNKSAERMGMPDVPEWLFIGGMAMLIDLDRGWVPSNEGCSLYLRPFMIAMDEFIGVRPSDTYRFAVINSPSGPYFNKPIHLLVQDKYIRAFPGGVGYAKAAGNYGGAMYPTMQARKDGYDQILWVDGAEHKWLQECGTMNVFVIIGNRAITPDLTNGTILAGVTRTSVMDVLTDMGLEVEERPVSIEEVVAAHQNGTLREVFGTGTAASVAYVEQLDYKDHKISLDTTKYEVGPEVIERLDAIRTGKVADTRGWNFIID; from the coding sequence ATGATGGCAGTAGAATATCCCACCGCTAAATCTACCGTGATGGAAGAAGCGAAGCAGAGGATTAAGGTGACAAAAACCTCGCAGAGCAGGCTCCCCGAGGTAGATTTCGATCACCTGGTATTTGGGAAGAAATATGCAGACCATATGCTGGTGGCGGATTTCGACGGAAAAGAATGGAAAAACGCGGAAATCGTCCCCTTCCAGCCCTTCTCCGTAAGCCCTTCCAACGCCGCCTGGCATTACGGGCAGGCGATTTTTGAAGGGATCAAGGCGTATAACGATCAACAGGGCAATCCCATGATCTTCCGTCCGTACGACAACTACGCACGTTTCAACAAAAGCGCCGAAAGGATGGGCATGCCCGATGTGCCGGAATGGCTGTTTATCGGCGGCATGGCCATGCTAATCGACCTTGACCGTGGCTGGGTGCCTTCCAACGAAGGCTGTTCCCTGTACCTGCGGCCGTTTATGATCGCGATGGACGAGTTCATCGGCGTTCGTCCTTCGGATACATACCGGTTTGCGGTGATTAACAGTCCCTCGGGCCCTTACTTCAACAAGCCCATTCACCTGCTGGTGCAGGACAAATACATCCGCGCATTCCCCGGAGGCGTGGGCTACGCGAAGGCGGCGGGCAACTACGGCGGTGCGATGTACCCGACCATGCAGGCGCGGAAGGACGGTTACGACCAGATTTTGTGGGTAGATGGCGCGGAGCATAAGTGGCTGCAGGAATGCGGTACCATGAACGTGTTCGTGATCATCGGCAACCGTGCCATTACGCCCGATCTCACGAACGGGACGATCCTGGCGGGGGTGACCCGTACCAGTGTGATGGACGTGCTGACCGATATGGGGCTGGAAGTGGAGGAGCGCCCTGTTTCCATCGAGGAAGTGGTGGCGGCCCACCAGAACGGTACCCTGCGCGAAGTGTTCGGTACGGGCACGGCGGCCAGTGTGGCGTATGTAGAGCAGCTGGATTATAAGGACCACAAGATCAGCCTGGATACCACTAAATATGAAGTGGGGCCGGAAGTTATTGAGCGTTTGGACGCGATCCGGACGGGCAAAGTGGCGGATACGCGCGGTTGGAATTTTATAATTGACTGA
- the rdgB gene encoding RdgB/HAM1 family non-canonical purine NTP pyrophosphatase, which produces MELVFATNNDNKVKEIRSMLGDQFSIVTLREAGIDIDIPEPHPTLEENAREKSLTIYNMTGKDSFSEDTGLEIDALNGEPGVLSARYAGEAKSADDNIEKVLRLLEGSNSRTARFRTVISVFLDGVEHQFEGVAEGEILTERSGGKGFGYDPIFKPAGGDRSFAEMDMSEKNQYSHRAKAFKKLIAFLQERHGKS; this is translated from the coding sequence ATGGAACTGGTTTTTGCGACGAACAACGACAATAAGGTAAAAGAGATCCGCTCCATGCTGGGCGATCAGTTCTCCATCGTTACCCTCCGCGAAGCGGGGATCGACATCGATATCCCCGAGCCGCACCCGACGCTGGAAGAGAACGCCCGCGAGAAATCGCTCACCATTTATAATATGACCGGCAAGGATTCCTTTTCGGAAGACACCGGCCTCGAAATAGACGCCCTTAACGGCGAGCCCGGCGTACTTTCCGCCCGGTATGCCGGCGAAGCCAAGAGCGCAGACGATAATATCGAAAAAGTACTCCGTCTCCTGGAAGGCAGCAACAGCCGTACCGCCCGGTTCCGCACCGTCATCAGCGTGTTCCTCGATGGCGTGGAGCACCAGTTCGAAGGCGTGGCCGAAGGCGAAATCCTCACCGAAAGGTCGGGCGGGAAAGGGTTCGGGTACGATCCCATCTTCAAGCCGGCCGGCGGCGACCGCTCTTTCGCCGAAATGGATATGAGCGAGAAAAACCAGTACAGTCACCGCGCGAAGGCCTTCAAAAAGCTGATCGCTTTTTTACAGGAACGCCATGGCAAGAGTTAA
- a CDS encoding thioesterase family protein, producing MARVKIDMPESYRFITQLPVRITDINYGGHLGNDAIVSILQEARVRYLASFGATELKALGTALIMADLAVVYKGEGFYGDQLTVEVTAEAFSSVGFELYYRISTFRSGQLTILAEAKTGMVCFDYTARKVARLPEELKAQLSKTNA from the coding sequence ATGGCAAGAGTTAAAATAGACATGCCGGAAAGCTACCGGTTCATCACCCAGCTGCCAGTCCGCATCACAGACATCAACTATGGCGGGCATCTCGGCAATGACGCCATCGTGTCTATCCTCCAGGAAGCGCGCGTCCGCTACCTCGCTTCTTTCGGGGCAACGGAACTGAAAGCGCTCGGCACCGCGCTCATCATGGCCGACCTGGCCGTCGTATATAAAGGTGAGGGATTTTACGGCGATCAACTGACAGTAGAAGTGACGGCCGAAGCGTTCAGCTCCGTGGGCTTCGAACTGTATTACCGCATCAGCACCTTCCGCAGCGGACAACTCACCATTCTCGCCGAAGCCAAAACCGGGATGGTCTGCTTCGACTATACCGCCCGGAAAGTGGCGCGCCTTCCCGAAGAATTGAAAGCACAACTCAGTAAAACCAACGCATGA
- a CDS encoding nitroreductase codes for MTNNIQDIILYRRTVKPTAMNGKKIDDETIRELLQLADWAPTHGLTEPWYFMVYGGEKVQQFCTDHAELYKQFTPSAQFILGNYEKLKAQGDLASHVIAVVMRRGANPKIPEIEEVAATACAVENLWLAATAKNIAVYWGSGGMTYSPAMQDYLGLRDEDKVMGFLYLGYTEEAPRTGRRVKPLEEKVKWM; via the coding sequence ATGACGAATAATATACAGGACATCATCCTTTACCGCCGCACGGTGAAACCGACGGCCATGAACGGAAAGAAGATCGACGACGAAACCATCCGCGAACTGCTGCAACTGGCCGACTGGGCGCCCACCCATGGCCTCACCGAGCCCTGGTACTTTATGGTATACGGCGGTGAAAAGGTACAGCAGTTCTGTACCGACCACGCGGAGCTGTACAAACAGTTCACGCCTTCCGCACAATTCATCCTGGGGAATTACGAGAAACTGAAGGCCCAGGGCGACCTGGCCTCGCATGTGATTGCCGTGGTGATGCGCCGCGGCGCCAACCCCAAGATCCCCGAGATCGAGGAAGTGGCGGCAACGGCCTGCGCGGTCGAAAACCTCTGGCTCGCGGCCACTGCTAAGAACATTGCGGTGTACTGGGGCTCGGGCGGTATGACCTACTCCCCTGCCATGCAGGATTATCTCGGGCTGCGCGACGAAGACAAGGTGATGGGGTTCCTCTACCTCGGTTATACCGAAGAGGCTCCACGCACCGGGCGGCGCGTGAAGCCTCTTGAAGAAAAAGTTAAATGGATGTAA